CGATGCCGCATGTGGTTTTCGATGCATGGCGAagtattgaaatgaaataaaatttggcTCCGGCTCTCTCTCCGGGCAATCCGTCACCGTGGACggtgtttgaaaaatgcaGCAATGCAGCTCTAGCTTTTTGGGTGACGGCTTCTGTTggcgttgtttgtttcgtgcGAGGAGAACAACCCGTTAgtcttttgctttctctctctctcgcgggctTTAAGTTCTTAACTTTGGCTTTTTAAGGAGAAAATTGGGAATGTTTTGTCCGTTTTTATGAAAGCTTTTtaatgttgaaatatttctgCAGAAGttcatttattcaataaacagtggtttgtttaattttttgtaatattttactaaatttctatttcattttatttttcttatcgtgGAAGTAAGGTTTAATGCATCTAGCTATTGTacaaatgaatgttttatgagACAAACGGTAACTCTCTTGTCTGTTCTTGGAAATTGTTTCAGAAAATCAAAAAGAAATCACTCATCGAATTTGTTACAGAGATCCATTCAGAGAGCATCCTTAAATGTGCTTAAATTGTGAAAATTCACCAAAAACGTTAATCAAGAGCCATACAGCTCAGATTACTTGACGGACATGTTAAGGTAGACAATTTAATTCATCGtccaaaagaaaaagtaataaatGGACAGTTTTAAACCCTCAGAGCTCAATTACTTCCCAACTGATTCGGTATGTATAACAGGAAAAACTAGAATTCTCTAGCGATAGTGTACACACAAAACGCAAACCTATCGCAACGCGCTATCATAGCGACCATTCCAAGGCAAACAACCGTCCGGTATATCAAACAACCTTACTTATCCTCGCGcccgcggccagccagcggccccaaaataaacatttcattgGCAGAATTCGATTTGACAAATTTGCTCTCACGCTGCCGGCTTCCGTTTGTGTTTGCCGACTCTTTTAAGGCTCAATCTGTCACCGAAAGTGCGTCCGAAGGCGCCGTCAGGGTCCACCGGGCCTGTGGagcaggaagcggaaacggcaccgccaccaggGGAAAGTAAAAACATTATCACACACGAAACGGCACTCCCCGGGACACCATCACACGTAGCGGCCGgcagaaagagagcaaaaacaagaaaacaatagTGCGTCGGGTCCAGTGTTGCGCGCCGGATGTccaatgatttatgtttgctattttcggttgattcaattttccggcGCGCCACTCGCACACATTCGCGCGGACCGGCTCGCGTGTTGACTTTACTTTGTcaaatggaaattgaatttgccGTAATGGAAATTCGGTGGGCACAAAGCTACGCTGTGAGGTCCAAAAAAGTGCGGGTCCGGCTAttgacaaaaaataaaaggaatTATACGCTTCGGAGATCGAAAAAGCATCGGTTTCAgttgttcgggttcggttccgATGGACTAATCCGTGCGCGATATGTTCGATAGGGAACcgtttttcggtgccatttgATAGTTGTTTCAGTCCGTTTGGGTGATAGAAAAACATATTCTAGTAAAACACACCCAAACAGGACCTTTTTCCACAATGAAAGTATAattggtttctattttctatcAATGTTCCGTTTTTCAGTCAAAAAAGGTTCCAATGTTCTCGTAATACCAGAAGAAACTGCTCGAAGTGGTTGCTTCATGtttgaatattaataaaaagtaggaaacaggaaacaagGCAAACCCAGCACGGTTTCTGGTTTCTTACGCCAACAATCGTCGACACGCGTCCGATGCGATCTGTGACCGCAAAACTAATTTACCGCGATGCCCGGCTGACCATGGTTGAGATGGTTTATTAAATGAATGCGAAGCATTTACTGAGCATCACGGCGCATAGTAACTGCTGGCGCGGCGACAACAACGCACGTCGCTGGACGAGCATCCTGTGCTTGGCCCTTCGTTACATGGGACGGCGACCGCGTGGCAACGGCTGCTAGAACACGGTTCCCACTGGGTCCACGCACTGGCAGTTGTTGTAGCCTTGTCCTTCGGGCCGGAAATCCGCTGCAGAAGCCACGTGCAATAGAAGTTACCACAACGTAAACAACGCGGAGTCGCGGCTCGGGCGCAATCAGAATCGAGGAGCATGGCACAttacaccagcagcagcatcagtagcagcagcagcagtgacgaCGAGCTTCACTCGCGCGTAAAATGCAATGCATGGTTGCATAAACAGCAGAGTAGCACTGCACTAATCAAACCGGAAAACATGTCGCTACTGGTGCCGGCCCGAGCTCGTTCCGACGGAAGCACCATGGTCCGTGCGCCGCCGTTCTGAAGAATTCGCATAAAACAATCCGCGTAATGAGCATCGCCGGGCTTGTGGAGTATAAAGGACCGTCAGAAGCGTGGCGTAGAATGGGTTGTGCGAACCACATGATCACATTAATGGTCTTTcgaattcattaaaatctgTTTCATACAGAAAGGCTCTAGAGTAAAAAACTAACAGGATAACACGCGAAGCCAGAAAGATAAAATATTGTTCTATCATACTGTTAGGCGATATTTAAAGCAGATCAcctaaaattaaattttaattctgGGATGCTACATACAATTAACATACATTGCTTTAATTCCAATAAATTGTCCATTCTGGGAAACGCCTTaacgcctaaaggtatgcaatatGTAGACACGCTCctaattttctttcacatcGTATTTCAGGTTACGTTTTTAGTGCTGCCGGCTTTAAAGCAATCATACCGTTAAAGACCCACCGAAGTGCTTCATTACGTCATTCCACCAGCAATAAGTTGAGCTCatcgaaaagtaaaaaatccCTGAACCTGAACCGAATCGGGCCCAAATTAGGGAATTGAAAAATCGTGCACCAATTATCTGATTGCCCATCATAGGCCACGAGCCGGGCAACTTTTCCGATTCAAACCCCCCGCATCCATTCCCTTCTTCAGCGGGGCCGGGCTGATTGCACCCAAATCATAGACCCACGCAGGACCGCGCAGGAGATAATGTATTGCCTGCGAACGCCAACCGTGCTGCTTCGTGCGCTCGatcctcggccggccggcttttgCGGTtcgttggtggaaaattatttgcCAATTTGTCTGTCGGCAAAGTTAACGACAAGCGCCGACCGTGATTTGGTGGAGCAGCAgaccctggctggctggctggctgggagctccctctgtctctgtgtgctTTGACTTAACAAATTAGAGTGATTTGATGTTGAATTATTGAAGCATCCATTTTCCGGGAACGGCAATTGACGTAGCCGTCGTATGGTCTCCGGCATGGCCCGGCCATAGGCCCCCGGGCAAAGCTTGTCAATCAATCGCCAGTAAATCGGTGGTATTTGTCAATCTGGGTTGAGCGATAAATTAGGGCGCACGGAGGTCGGCGTCCGGACGATTGTGATGTTAAAGTCGAGGGTACCTCAAGGAAAGCGCtgtacatttttcataactcTCAAGAAACAGGAAGCCCGCCTGCGACTGTCACGTGCCCGTGTCGGTCCATCAATCATGCACTCGCTCGAACCCCGAACCAAAAGCTAGAAACTCATCAGTGGACGAGGCCCTTACCTTTGACAGCGATTGAAACCGTTTGCAGCACCTCGAGCTTTTTGCGATTGTTCGTGCTCTGCCCGACGCACTTGTACGTCCCGGCGTCCTGGTAGACGACGTCCTTCAGCGAGAAGTGACCGGTCGGTGTGTAGATGCCGGTGCCAAGCCCTTTCAGCCGGGCCGTCACCGGATCCAGGTGGGACCAGCAACCGAGGGATCCTGCGGAGGAACACATTGGGCTGGTTGACACACTGACGATATCGGCGACGCTGGTGCAATCCTTACCTTGTGGACACTGCAGCGTAACCGAGCCTCCCAGCTCGACCTCCATCTGGCCTCCCTTGAACGAGTTCGTTCCGGTGTGCTCCGCGCCGGATGTACCGGATGACGGGATCGATCCAGTGGCGGCCCCGGACGATGAGGCAGGGTTcgcagccgacgacgatgcggacgaagaggaggacgaggccgacgacgaggacgatgaagaggacgatgaagatgaggGTGACAGGGGCGGATCCTGTTCGACCGGTTCCGACGTAACGTCGACGGGTTCATCTGCGATTATTGCAAACGGAGCGAAAGTTAACGTTAGCTACAGCGCCAAAGATATGACGTTTGTCCAGGAAAGTGGCCACATGGTCCAAAACCAAACCCTAACTCGAAGTCAACGCCTCGGCTGTCATCTGCCATCTTTCGTTTTTGTAAATTGACTTTTAATTGCAATGTTTTTGGAATTTATGTCTCCGACAGAGCTCCGCCAACTGCAGCTCTTGATGAAACCTAGCCCATCCCGGGTCCAGAGCACCCGGTGCTCCGAAGAACTACGGGACtagttttgaaaattaattttaaattgcatTTGACTCACAAGTCCGTGACCGGGAGACGGACTGGCGTGCGCAGTACCCACACCGTACACAGATTCTACCGAAGGAACCGTGTTCGGTGAAATCAATGTCAGGTGTTGTCCCGACAACTTTCTCGCAACGCACAAGGGCACATCATTAGTTTTATCAACTAATGGAAATGGAACGGCCCCCGGTCCGGGAGAATGGGGCGGCAGAAAGacagaaatggaaacggaaaatgagTGGCAATCGATACTCACAGCGTACGCTCAGGTAGTACCCGATGCTCGAGTACTGGAAGTTGAGGTGCCGCGAGGTGCACTTGTACCATCCGGAGTGCTCCCGTCGGATCGAGCTGAAGTTGAGGAACCCGTCGCCAATCTGCGGCACCGGCGTCTCACCGTCGTCCTTCTGCCAGACCGGCGTGCTGGGCGGGTTCGAGTCGACGTCGCACTTCAGCGACACCGCGATACCCTCGCGCAGCGGATACCCGAAGCCCGGCGTCCGTGTGATGGCGAACGATGGTGTGTCTGCGGAACAAaaacgggacgggaaaaagatggaaaattCTCACAGAACTGGAAAATTGCATGTTAATCTGAGGACCGCTCTGGCGGGTGGGGGATCAAACGAAATCGATTGGAATGGCAACAGGATCCCCCCCCTGGCGGGAGATTAATGAAACATTCCACTTACACTGCACGTCGAGCAGGATGGATGCGTTCTGGCGCACCTTCAGCGTCGGGTGCTCCATGATGCAGAGGATCCGTGCGTTGTGGTGCACCCGGAAGACGGCCGGTAGCTTCACCTCCGAGATGGCTCCACTGTTGATCTTGTACGGGTCCTTGTCCTGGAGACAGGAACGACGAGAGTTGTCAACCAAAACACGGGGGGCTCATCTTCGAGAGGGGCTCCTTACCTTGTCCTTCTTGATCTCCTGCAGCTCCAGCACGTCGCTGGAAATTTTCTGCGCGTGGCGGTCGATACCGGGGCTCAGCAGCACCTCCCAGGTGAGGGCCGGTTTGGGGTTGCCGCCTTCGCTGACGCAGGCCAGCGTTAGCTCCGAGTTCTCCTTCACCGGGATGAACATATTGCCCGCGTCGAGCCGCCGCGAATCGATCAACAGATACGGCTCCTTGGGAGGATCTGCAATCAGAGACGCATTCTGTAAGTCCCGTggtatctctctctctctctctctctcgagggaAAGGAATCGAGGAATGATGCCTGGGTTCGACCGTGCTAATGGACAAACAATCACAATGATGTTGCCGGTCTGCTAGCCCACTTTCGATGTGGACCTTCGACCTTTCGTTCGGACTCGGAACGAATGCCATTACTTCAAAGAGACCGTGCTAAGCGCATTGCATAGCTTGCAGGCGTGCAATTTCAGGGGTGGACGTTGCCGGCCGTAACTTACCCAGCACGACGAGCTTAATCGGGCGCCCGTTGAAGAAGAATCCGCGGGCGTTCTCCGCCTCGCACTGCcactcgccgtcgtcctccAGCATCACGTTGGCGATCGTCATGCCGCCGAGGGGTTCGCGCACGAACCGGATGTCGGCGGTCCGTGACTTTTTGTCCATCACATGCACTATCTGGCCGTCCTTGAGCCACACGCTCGACGTGATGTCAGCGTCGACCTCGCAGTTCAGCCGCACCGTTTCGTGCTGGTCCGcgtacaccaccaccacgttgTCCTCCACCTGGACGTGGTCATCCGACGGGCCGCGAATGATGGGCCGCAGCGGCAGTGCCCGTGGCTCGTCCACGGCCTCACGCGCCACCTTGCCCAGCTGACGGCCTTCGGCGCCAGCGGGTTGAGCCAGCAACGACTGAGGCCccgactgctgctgttcgaCACTTGTCTCCAGCAGATCCGGTCCATTGAGAAAGATAATTTGTTCGTCAAAGTTTTCGCCCCCGAAAATGTTACCGTTCGCGTCGAGCGTCAGATCGGTGCCGAGCGAGGGCAGCCGCTGCCGGGCACCGTCGGCACCGCCACGGCCCCGCTCCGTCGTGTCGTTCCGGTGCGCCACGAACACGCTGTCATCTAGCAAATTGAAGCTGTCGATACCGACGGCCGGGCCGTGGGCCCCGCGGGCTGCCGGCCGATCGCCGTAATGGCTGCCAGCGTTTCGGAGCGAAAACTGTGGCGATGTAATTGCTCCCGCTGTCGTGTCGGAAGATTGTTGGGGAAGTTTCTTCGCCCCttcggctgccggtggcgaagATGCAACGGGTAACGAGCTCGGTGCGGTTTCGGATTGGCTACGCCCCCGGGCACCATCTGGTTCGTGGTTCTGATTTACCGAACGCTCCCTGTCATCTGCGGCGCGTGGAAGGATAGAAGAGAGCTCTAGAGGAGAAACGGCCTCCGGGCTGGGTTGCAGTTTCGGTACACCGCCCCGCAGCCCCGAGGAAGCTGGCACTTCTGGTGTTGGCGTTGTCGCTTCGGCCGATGGTTCACTTTTGCCGATCGACTCCTTCAACCGTATCGATCGGCGGCGCAGCAACGAGCGGCGATGCCGCCGGTAGGCAGGATAGTgctgtggctgttgctgctgttcgtcTACCTCGAACCTACCACCTGCCGGGCGCGACCGATGTTCGCCTGGTCCGTGCGCCTGCGAGTCCCGCAACACGCTCGACATGTAGTCGCGCTCGAACAGCGCCCGGTGATCGTGCGCCGGTTCCTCCTCTTCCGGCGAATTTGGCACCTCCGCAGCACCCTCGAGCTCCTCGAGCTCCGCATCCGGCAGCCCATCGAAGACGCTCCCCGCACTACCTACACTAGCCCGGTACGGCTCTACGACGTTAATCTTACGATTATTATTAACCCTCACCGACGAGGACGGCGCTGGCGGGGGCGGAAACCGCGAGCCGGCCCTGCCGCCCTCCGCGTCCCCGTGCTCGAAGTTGTGCCGGTTGAACCGGAGGTTGGCATGGGAACTGAATTCGCTATCATCTAGTATTCGGTGGTATAAATCCTCTAAATTGCTCCCGCTGCTGCCATCCGGTTGGTTCTGGGTGTCCCCGGCACTCCCAAGCGCCTCGATGGGGATGATGTTTGTCAACGAACCTGggagaaaatggaaagaacACGAGGGTGATGACAATCGTTAGGTAATTGGGTCAATCGAGCAATTAGTGAATGTTTCAAAGGGGCAACTTGAACAGATGGAATTGCCATCGATCAGGATAAGAACGTACAAAACCTTTTCAATAATAACGTGTAAACTTATAAGGACTCGCTTTCGAATCGTCGAAAGCAAGCCCAATTGTTAAACGTATTGCATAACGAAAGGCGAAACCAAACCTTGAAGTTCTGAACTTGCCTAAATTCAGGCAACATTTTAGCTTGGAATATTGGACATTTGTACGCCTCATCTTCGGTGGACACGAAGACCAAGCTCGAGCGTCTAGTTTAATACAGCCTGCGTTGGAATTCGGCCGGAGAAGACgaatgagaaaaagaaaaccttccATGGTGCACGGTGTCTAGTGTGGCCGGTTGTGGACAGGAAAGCCCCACGCCTGACCACACCA
The nucleotide sequence above comes from Anopheles bellator chromosome 1, idAnoBellAS_SP24_06.2, whole genome shotgun sequence. Encoded proteins:
- the LOC131215165 gene encoding uncharacterized protein LOC131215165 — encoded protein: MWIFECSLTNIIPIEALGSAGDTQNQPDGSSGSNLEDLYHRILDDSEFSSHANLRFNRHNFEHGDAEGGRAGSRFPPPPAPSSSVRVNNNRKINVVEPYRASVGSAGSVFDGLPDAELEELEGAAEVPNSPEEEEPAHDHRALFERDYMSSVLRDSQAHGPGEHRSRPAGGRFEVDEQQQQPQHYPAYRRHRRSLLRRRSIRLKESIGKSEPSAEATTPTPEVPASSGLRGGVPKLQPSPEAVSPLELSSILPRAADDRERSVNQNHEPDGARGRSQSETAPSSLPVASSPPAAEGAKKLPQQSSDTTAGAITSPQFSLRNAGSHYGDRPAARGAHGPAVGIDSFNLLDDSVFVAHRNDTTERGRGGADGARQRLPSLGTDLTLDANGNIFGGENFDEQIIFLNGPDLLETSVEQQQSGPQSLLAQPAGAEGRQLGKVAREAVDEPRALPLRPIIRGPSDDHVQVEDNVVVVYADQHETVRLNCEVDADITSSVWLKDGQIVHVMDKKSRTADIRFVREPLGGMTIANVMLEDDGEWQCEAENARGFFFNGRPIKLVVLDPPKEPYLLIDSRRLDAGNMFIPVKENSELTLACVSEGGNPKPALTWEVLLSPGIDRHAQKISSDVLELQEIKKDKDKDPYKINSGAISEVKLPAVFRVHHNARILCIMEHPTLKVRQNASILLDVQYTPSFAITRTPGFGYPLREGIAVSLKCDVDSNPPSTPVWQKDDGETPVPQIGDGFLNFSSIRREHSGWYKCTSRHLNFQYSSIGYYLSVRYEPVDVTSEPVEQDPPLSPSSSSSSSSSSSSASSSSSSASSSAANPASSSGAATGSIPSSGTSGAEHTGTNSFKGGQMEVELGGSVTLQCPQGSLGCWSHLDPVTARLKGLGTGIYTPTGHFSLKDVVYQDAGTYKCVGQSTNNRKKLEVLQTVSIAVKGAPSVSARNTTPVAYPGSPLHLSVEFCANPPAYAARWLHGDRVYTPGNQYGSDVLAYGFIDLPTPFCKEARLTYVHMHEKVPRTFYFVVSSPGGVAEAVFRVNYTLKHKQLLGSATASGAGSGTFGSPFSLSASSSASGGVIPNGGPNSGYKINTNTINTVPGNQLDGGDEELMEPEEIHFPSFGRGTAVGPSGALAPASIVLLLTLLLPLRYSYCYLS